The following are from one region of the Priestia filamentosa genome:
- a CDS encoding DUF1146 family protein — protein sequence MLQAIGQQALVGMFSHLIFLVVTWWALQALSIDKMIRANRVVQARLLLMLLTIAIGTSVSNFFLDFLSWSQSLPSLFF from the coding sequence ATGTTACAAGCAATTGGTCAACAAGCATTAGTTGGGATGTTTTCACATCTTATCTTTCTTGTTGTAACATGGTGGGCTCTTCAAGCTCTTTCCATTGATAAGATGATTAGAGCTAATCGTGTTGTGCAAGCGCGACTTTTATTAATGCTTCTTACAATTGCCATCGGCACAAGCGTTAGTAACTTTTTTCTGGACTTTTTGTCATGGTCCCAGTCGTTACCATCACTTTTCTTCTAA
- a CDS encoding F0F1 ATP synthase subunit epsilon, producing MKTMNVSVVTPDGPVYSEDVEMVIAKTQGGELGVLPGHIPMVSPLKIGAVKLNTPSGTDFIAVSGGFLEVRSDQVTILAQAAETAGAIDIKRAEEAKQRAEERLANKQADLDIQRAELALRRALNRIKVGSRNV from the coding sequence ATGAAGACGATGAATGTCAGTGTGGTAACTCCTGATGGCCCGGTATATAGTGAAGATGTAGAAATGGTCATTGCCAAAACACAGGGCGGTGAGCTAGGTGTTTTGCCAGGTCATATTCCGATGGTCTCACCGTTGAAAATCGGAGCTGTAAAACTTAACACACCAAGTGGAACAGACTTTATCGCAGTAAGCGGCGGTTTTCTAGAAGTAAGATCGGATCAGGTGACAATTTTAGCACAGGCAGCAGAGACAGCAGGTGCCATCGATATCAAACGTGCGGAAGAGGCTAAGCAGCGTGCGGAAGAGCGGCTAGCTAACAAGCAAGCTGACCTTGATATTCAGCGTGCTGAACTTGCTCTAAGACGTGCTTTAAACCGTATTAAAGTAGGTAGCCGTAACGTTTAA